One Arachis duranensis cultivar V14167 unplaced genomic scaffold, aradu.V14167.gnm2.J7QH unplaced_Scaffold_232525, whole genome shotgun sequence DNA segment encodes these proteins:
- the LOC127744116 gene encoding formin-like protein 3 produces MKFTRPVYAVFFVFLLCALAKIGFEGKLWKPQEFYADHGVVIKEEQEWIHCRKELIERNNDIKDYDLEIKTNLLDCITRTHPPTHDSEEKEHDHVSVSQFYSEDNRGRYLLDKLPQSERKLPRPVPVPSPKKLRVKKKFANSLPPQGITLSAISPSPNSPPIDFYVLFPPPPDSPPPPPPPQVDEEDNSKRKIPIIIGSVVSGIIIIVGMLLCYREIRKSRKVYKDDRPLTVLGSSDVSGSKKSIALGNSNTNENGIIYAKNPSIVGNVITSPEDNNASLGEASSSESKEQVPLGAAPEGLAPEPAGPPPPPPPPPAAAPRPPPAPKAPVRPPPAPPVKILSRARLSNVEEDSADAPKAKLKPFFWDKVAASPDQAMVWHEIRAGSFQFNEQKIESLFGCNNPNRKESPSQEPSLQLIQIIDPKKAQNLSILLRALNVTTEEVVDALREGSEIPVELIQTLIKMAPTTDEELKLRLFDGNIAQLGPAERFLKVLVDIPLAFRRLESLQLMLTLPEEVSSIKECFSTLEVSCDKLRKSRLFLKLLEAVLKTGNRLNDGTYRGGAQAFKLDTLLKLSDVKGTDGKTTLLHFVVQEIIRSEGVRALRTERARQSNSSVGTEDSVDDSIGQESEEHYRRLGLKVVSGLSSELEDVKRAAIIDGDALTAAVWKLDRLLSKSEELLNNDLKSIDEDSNFKRSLENFVDKSKAQVSWLSEEEKRIMAEVKATADYFHGQAGKDEGLRLFVIVRDFLVMLDTVCKEVQLTTQKPMKISHKKEASNLSSPPVSPNTQQQSPSDLHRRLFPAIAARRIHCSSSDEDEDEKEDDN; encoded by the exons ATGAAGTTTACAAGACCTGTTTATGCtgttttttttgtctttcttcTTTGTGCCTTGGCCAAAATCGGCTTTGAAGGGAAACTGTGGAAACCCCAAGAGTTTTATGCAGATCATGGTGTTGTAATTAAG GAAGAGCAGGAGTGGATACATTGCAGGAAGGAATTGATAGAGAGGAACAATGATATTAAGGACTATGACTTGGAAATAAAAACAAACTTATTAGATTGCATTACAAGGACACATCCTCCAACTCATGATTCAGAAGAGAAGGAGCATGATCATGTGTCAGTGTCACAGTTTTATTCCGAAGACAATCGCGGTAGATACTTGCTTGACAAGTTACCTCAGAGTGAGAGGAAACTACCAAGACCTGTTCCTGTTCCATCACCCAAAAAACTGCGTGTCAAGAAGAAGTTTGCCAACTCGCTTCCGCCTCAAGGGATAACACTAAGTGCCATTTCTCCTTCTCCAAATTCTCCACCTATAGACTTTTATGTGCTATTTCCACCACCACCAGATTCACCtccccctcctcctcctcctcaagTTGATGAGGAGGATAATAGCAAACGAAAGATACCAATTATCATTGGTTCGGTTGTATCAGGAATAATAATCATAGTAGGCATGCTCTTATGCTATCGTGAGATCAGGAAAAGCAGAAAAGTCTACAAAGATGACAGGCCTTTAACTGTATTAGGCTCAAGTGATGTGTCTG gTTCAAAGAAGTCTATTGCTTTGGGAAATTCTAATACCAATGAAAATGGTATAATCTATGCAAAGAACCCTTCTATTGTTGGGAATGTTATCACTAGTCCGGAAGATAACAATGCCTCATTGG GTGAGGCCTCATCATCAGAAAGCAAGGAACAAGTTCCATTAGGTgctgctccagaaggattagCCCCTGAGCCGGCAGGGCCACCACCCCCACCACCTCCACCCCCTGCTGCTGCGCCTCGCCCCCCACCGGCTCCAAAAGCACCTGTTAGGCCTCCACCTGCCCCTCCTGTTAAAATCCTTTCACGGGCACGTCTTAGTAATGTAGAAGAGGATTCTGCAGATGCTCCGAAAGCGAAACTAAAGCCATTTTTCTGGGATAAGGTTGCTGCATCTCCTGATCAAGCAATGGTCTGGCATGAGATCAGAGCAGGGTCATTCCA GTTCAATGAACAGAAAATCGAGTCTTTATTTGGCTGCAACAACCCCAATAGAAAAGAGTCACCATCACAAGAACCTTCATTACAGTTAATTCAGATTATTGATCCTAAGAAAGCACAGAATTTATCAATTCTTTTACGTGCTTTGAATGTGACTACAGAAGAAGTTGTTGATGCCCTTAGAGAAG GTAGCGAGATTCCTGTTGAGCTGATCCAAACATTAATAAAGATGGCGCCAACAACAGATGAGGAACTGAAGCTGAGGTTATTTGATGGAAACATTGCTCAACTTGGCCCTGCAGAGCGGTTTCTCAAGGTCTTAGTTGACATTCCACTCGCTTTCCGGCGTCTCGAGTCTCTACAACTCATGCTCACTCTTCCAGAAGAGGTCTCAAGCATCAAGGAGTGCTTTTCAACATTAGAG GTTTCATGTGATAAACTAAGAAAAAGTAGGCTCTTCCTTAAACTACTAGAAGCAGTTCTCAAGACAGGAAACAGATTGAATGATGGAACATATCGTGGCGGCGCTCAAGCCTTCAAGCTTGACACACTTTTGAAGCTTTCGGATGTAAAAGGAACCGATGGAAAGACAACACTTCTACACTTTGTGGTTCAGGAGATCATACGTTCTGAGGGAGTAAGAGCTTTGAGAACAGAGAGAGCGAGGCAGAGCAATTCTAGTGTCGGAACAGAGGATTCTGTTGATGATTCCATTGGCCAAGAATCAGAAGAACACTACCGAAGACTTGGCCTTAAAGTAGTTTCAGGCCTAAGCAGTGAACTTGAAGATGTTAAAAGGGCGGCGATTATAGACGGCGATGCTCTAACGGCTGCAGTGTGGAAACTTGATCGGTTACTCAGCAAAAGTGAGGAGTTATTGAACAATGATTTGAAGAGCATAGATGAAGACAGCAACTTCAAGCGTTCCCTTGAAAATTTTGTGGACAAATCAAAAGCTCAAGTGTCATGGCTGTCTGAGGAAGAGAAGAGGATCATGGCTGAAGTGAAGGCTACAGCAGATTACTTCCATGGACAAGCAGGGAAAGATGAAGGTTTGAGATTGTTTGTAATTGTTCGTGATTTCTTGGTAATGTTGGACACAGTATGCAAAGAGGTGCAGTTAACAACACAGAAGCCAATGAAGATCTCTCATAAGAAAGAGGCTTCAAATTTGTCGTCGCCACCAGTATCTCCGAATACTCAGCAGCAGTCTCCTTCTGATCTGCATAGAAGACTGTTTCCGGCCATAGCAGCGCGCAGGATCCATTGCTCTAGTTCAGATGAGGATGAGGACGAGAAAGAGGATGATAATTAG
- the LOC127744117 gene encoding protein VASCULATURE COMPLEXITY AND CONNECTIVITY-like codes for MDVVAGILGLQAEIAQKKGHHVNLYLVECKQQSQKAFQMGFAALIVLGIAHAIVCLLAVFSCFCSRQGLVMAYFIKQISMVLLLLAWITFAIGMILLHFGTKSNHHKKRSCGFSDHHFLYIGGISCFVHGACSALYYGFTAVTII; via the exons ATGGATGTTGTAGCTGGGATTCTTGGCTTGCAGGCTGAAATTGCACAAAAAAAG GGTCACCATGTAAACCTGTATTTAGTGGAGTGTAAACAACAAAGTCAGAAAGCCTTTCAAATGGGGTTCGCTGCATTGATAGTTTTGGGGATAGCCCATGCTATAGTCTGTTTATTGGCTGTCTTCAGTTGCTTTTGTTCTCGACAAGGCCTTGTCATGGCTTATTTTAtcaagcaaatctccatggttCTCCTGCTTTTAGCATG GATTACATTTGCTATTGGAATGATCTTGCTGCATTTCGGGACAAAATCAAACCACCATAAAAAACGTTCTTGTGGATTCTCAGATCATCACTTCTTGTATATTGGTGGCATTTCGTGTTTTGTTCATGGCGCATGCTCAGCTTTGTATTATGGTTTTACCGCGGTcacaattatttaa